atataattttttggaaTCGTTGTTAGGCCACCCATTGGATGGCCATATTCAAATTTTTCCTCATCTTGACTTAGCAATTCCTTAAATGAAGGCTGTTTAAGCAATGAAATGGGAACAACATATCTCCTCTTTTGGCTCTCTACAACATAAACAGCAAAGAAGCCTTTATGAACATCTAGAGACGTCGAAGTGGAAAGAGGTTCAAAATCAAGAATGTCTAGAAAAACAATATAGGAATAGTTTGCTTGTAGAGAATGTGATGAGAGCTTTGGTTCTTGTTTGTTTTCTATATATATAGTGAATTGAAGCAATTTGTTTAGAAACATCACATGGTTATTTCTTCCAGGGTCATCTAAAGTGAATTTGATGTCTTTGAAACAAGATTACTTGGAATGGAGAATGTTACACCGTACCTACATTTGGACTACGTTAATAAGTATCTTGTTCATTAGGAAACATGGTTGAGACTTAAGTGGTCATCTTTCATTTTCCATTTTTCctttggagaagaagaagaatatgataTTACTCAATTCAGACATTTATTGTTATGTTTTATAGACAAATAACATAATGAGTAGCCTGGAAGGAAGATAAAGGCTTTATAGACAAAGTTGACATAGACAAGGCCATTAATATGTGGCCCCTTGCAATAGGGGACATGTCTTGGACATTTTATTACACAATTTGTGTTCAGAAATAGATGAAATAACCAAGCCTTAAATAGCTCAATCACAAAATCAGAAATAATGAACAAAAATGTACCTCTGCATGTTCTGTGATTCAAGTGATGCTAGTACATCCTACAAGTAACATCTgtactcttttttatttattttttaaaaaatgaaatttaAGTTGGCCAAATCAGAAAATGACTGATGAGCCTAAGGTTGTTCTGATTTCTTGTCAACAAGCTGGATATGAAGGCTTTTGGCCACACAACTATGAGAACATAAAACATAACCTTTGATGAGTAGGATGGCAATAGCATGTGATTTCTCAAGGACTATGCCTTTCAATGGACCCCATCGAGATATATTCCATCAAGAGTCTTTCAAGGGTCttgaatgtatatatatacacatacgaTTGGCTTCACTAGCACATCAAATTTTCACATTCTCAAGTATACAGCTTTCCTTGAAAACCCTTTGAgatctcttttctttcttctttctttagaGACAATTACAAGAATGGGTTTTCGATTTCCAAGCGTAGTTCATGCTAAGAAGCTAATTCAGAGACCTTTTTCAAGTTCAAAAGATGTTCCAAAAGGGTATTTGGCAGTTTATGTTGGGGAAAACAGAATGAAGAAATTTGTGATCCCTGTGGCATACTTGAACCAGCCATCATTCCAACAGTTGCTAAATCAAGCTGAAGAAGAATTCGGATTTGATCATCCAATGGGAGCTCTTACAATTCCTTGCACAGAAGATGCCTTCATCGATCTCATTTCTCACTTGAATGCCTAGTGATTAGCATACACTGATTACTGACAATTTCTAACAGAAATGATTGTTAAAATTTTGTAAGGCAAACAATGCCAATgccatgtatatatatttttccttggGGATCAACAAAAAAATGCTGTCCCTAATATCGAGATAATTGAATACATTCCAAATCTTTTATTATTGATCTTGACATTGAATTAGTCTCATTTACCCTTATCTGATTTACCCTCACACTAAGCAAATTGCAGCAAAACTCTTGCCCCCATCTCTTGATAATGAAAACAATCATATCTATAAACAATAAGCATTACATAATTAGAGAGAATAAGATGGGATAGTACATTTTGTTTCTAAGAAGAGACGTACtacaaataaatttaaataaaaaaaatattagttttagtaatagtagtaaAGTATCTTGCAAgtaaaatctaatggcaaaaccCAATGCATTTGATAGCTCCCACATCATTTTCACTATAAAGCTTCGAATTTTGTTAGTCCATTTAGCATTAGTCAGTCTATCAAGAACAAATTAGACAAAGCATTTCAATACCTATAACTTTTTTCCTCCATtcaacaaaaatcaacaaaaataatatcatatgaTATTGGCATTcctacaaataataataataaaaaaaatataaaccttcTCATTTAAATTTTATCAACAAAAGTTTATATATTAAATGAGTAGttattgattttcattatgaaataaatcaatatgaaaataaaatagagtAGTGATTAATTTTCATTGACAAATAAATCAATATGAAAATAGAATAAAGGTAATTGAGAATAAAATAAGAGTCAAGATTTATATTCAATAAAGGTAATTGAGAATAAAATCGGAGTAAACATTAATAAAATAACTAAGGGTTCATTTATCTCCATCTGAgggaacaaattttttttttatcaaaggaaaaatatatacatggCATAGGCATTGTTTGctttacaaaattgtaacaatAATTTTTGTTAGAGATTGTCAATAATTAGTGTGTATGCCAATCTTTAGGCATTCAATCTAGAAATGAGATCGATGAAGGAATCTTCATTGCAAGGAATTGTAAGAGCTCCCATTGGATGATCGAATCCGAATTCTTCTTCAGCTTGACTTAGAAAGTCTTGGAATGAAGGCGCTGGTTCAAGTATGCCATGGGGATAACAAATCTCTTCAGCGTGCTCTCACTTACAACATAAACTGCTAAAAATCCTTTTGAAATATCTTTTGTGCTTGGAAAAAGCCTCTGAATGAGTTGCTTGGCATGAACCAAGCTTGCAAAGCGGAAACTCATGATTGTAATAAGAGAGTATAAAGGAAGAAATATGAAGTAAAAGTGGGCAGAGATATTTCAGAAAAACTTGCAGGGAGAGAATTttcatttgggaatttgagaactTGGGATGGTATTGATCCAGTCTTGTGTGTATTTATAAGCAAATTAGCTGGAATGTATGGGTCTAGTGAGGCATAGACCTTGTGCATGTAATCACATGCTATTGTTCCTACCCTCACCACACAACTCAGAGCAAAACAATTGCAATTTAGAAGTCTTAGACATGACCCTTATCCACAGGGACACAATATTTTCATATCAAAACTAAAGCAACCCTCAATGTGAAATCTTAATCTGATCCTCCAATTATGGCTATTGCTGCATTATGAGACATTTCATTATCTACTATACTATTGATTGCCTACTTTTCTCACGACATAGAAAACTTATGCTTGGTTATGTTAGTCATTGCTTATAACTATTAACCATTCAATATGTTATTTGTGAACACAATATATTACATAGAAATAAACTTAAAAAGAATATCCTAACTTTTTCATGTCAAAAGACGAGTATTTATGATGGCCATAAAAGTCTATAAGCCTCTTTCTACACAGAATATGATGGTTGGTCACATGAGAGGAGCTATTATGTTGAAAGCCACAAATGAATATGTTGTATCCAAATTCACTTAATCTCAAGTAGGATTATCCAATAAGTTTATAGTTTCAATTAAATCATATTGTTATGAAACGATCTGAAAGATAACGTCATGTGATGATGTTCTATTTCTATATAGTCCCAAACCAAGTCCTAAAACCAAACTAACTCAGACCCTTTCAAAAAGAAACTTTTTCCTTCACATAATCATTTCAAAACTTATCAAAACAAACACATTTACGTTTTCCCGGAGTAAGACACAATGTTGAAGACTAGGAATAATAATACATTAAGAATGtatatatgttattattattaattagcacCAATTAATATAAGGATTAGTTTTGAGTAACTAGAATTGTATTTGACTAGTACAAATACCGGACTCTCTTCTTGAACACTCTACATGGGCAAAACTCCCAAATTCCAAAAAATTTATGAAGTGGGTAAGATTGAATTGATAATAGTTTGGTCTACACACCCATGCTTATAGAAGATGTTTTGGTCCATTCTTGTTTTCTGTTTATCtttaaagaaagaagaaaaaccatGTAAAACAAGTCGTCAAAAAACATGAGCTTTTTAACtgctatatttattatatatagttTGCTAGTTTATTATTAGGGATTTTTCTCAGCTTGCTACATCCCATTGCCTcttcaatatatttatttatatgttaaaTGTAGTTTTGGCTGTTGGGTAATGATTTTCATTTTCCATCACACAAAGCTTCAAAGATTATTTGGCTAAGAAACTCACAATCTCCTTCACTGCATAAAAGATTATTCATCGAATGTTCGAGAGCCATAAATAAAATTCATTgagaaatagaaaaaataaataaataattgaattcaaatgaaaaaataaaaaatcgccGTTGCCGGGGATCGAACCCGGGTCACCCGCGTGACAGGCGGGAATACTTACCACTATACTACAACGACATTTTTGGTATTGCGATtgaaattttaatataaataaaaagtaaGTCTCTTGTATAGAATGCAACAAAAAAGGGTAGTAAGACCTTGGTCAAttttatggaattttttttttaattttgctttTATGAATGAAAATAATTTGTATCCATTTATATCTATTGCCACTTTCTGTGTTTTGTActatttaattttgagatttacacccaataatatatatatagaaactTCATTTATTaaaccaaatttttttttcttaaaactaCTTTATctcaatttctttttctttttttttttgagtgaAATTCAAAGAATTTTATTGGGCAAACAGTCAAGATGAAGCAAAAACATCAAACATAAACAGTTTTAAGGCCACAGACATGAAGGCAAGCCAGGCCACCAAACTCTAGGAGAATCAAGAGATAATGCAAGTTTTGCTAAGGAATGAGTTGTAGAATTACTAGCTCTATTACAATGTCCAATGGAAATAGATGAGAAAGAGCTCCATGCTTGATAAATGTCTCGGAGAACAATGCCACATTCTGAATTATTAGCCTCCTTACGGGCAATGTTTTGGCAAACACGAAGACAGTCTGTACTAATCCGAATGCGAAGGAAGCCAAGGCGAATACAGAGAAGCATCCCTTGAAGGGCAGCAGCTGCTTCAGCGACATGAGGCGCTAATGATGCCGTCAACGAAGTTGCAGCAGAGCAACGAACAAACCCCAAGCTATCAACCACCACCGCCCCCATACCCACCAACCCTTTATCACCATCTAAACCAGCATCTACATGAACACACATCTCTCCATCAGCCAAGGGAACCACTTGCGCAACAGTAGGATGCGAAGAGGACCCACCACCACCTTCCTCAGTTCGGGTTTGGTTTTGAGCCTCTTGATAACGCCACAAAAAATTCAGAGCCCAAGGACCCACCATACCATCATCAAGAAGCTTATTGTCATGAACAAAATGGTTACGACGATACCAAATTCTCCAACACAACACCAAAAATTCCTCCACCTCTTTTTTCTCAAGAATCTCCATACACCCAATAAGAACTTCATAGAAAGAGGAGGCACTTCCCAGCGGTTCCAAGCCTTTTACAAGCCATTCACCCCGAATATTCTTAAGGGAAGGGCACGTCCAAAGAGCATGAAGAGTGGTTTCATTATTTTGACCACAAATAGGACACACGGGTGGAGAAGAGAGACCGTGTCTCATCAAATTAGCATGGGTAGGAAGAAAGTTCAGTGCCGCTTTCCAGACAATTTTTTTTACCTTAGGGGGTAGAGATAGTGCCCACATAAATTTCCACCAAGGAGATTGacctgaagaagatgaagcttggCCTATACCCAACCGTTTCACTTCACTCCAATACCCACTTTTGACAGTATAGTATCATGACTCCGTAAAATGCCAACTAAGACTCCGTAAAATGCTTTAGCTTCCATTGGCTCAAACAATTCCTCAATGAGCGAAGCATTCCACCTTCCCAAATCGTCCTTCAGATCACACACCCGAGTAAACTCTGGCCCCCCACGAAAAGAGTAAGCACGACCAACATGATCCTTAGGAATCCACACATCCTTCGTGATACTAATGGTATCGCCCTGACCCACAAGCCACCTCGCTCCATTTTTCTATAAGTCCCTCCCCCAAAGCACGCTCTTCCATAAGAAAGATGCTTTTTTAGAGGGTTCCACATCTACCACCGTAGTAGTAGGGTAGTAAAATCCTTTCAAAACTCTAGCAGCTAACGACTCCGGAAAATTATAGAGCCTAGCAGCTTGCTTTGCAAGGAGAGACTGATTAAAGAGGAACATATCACGAAATCCCATACCCCCATCAGATTTGTGCCAGCAAAGACGGGACCACGTACACCAATGCATTTTCCTCTTATCCGGGTCCCCACCCCACCAAAACCGAGCGCATAACTTGTGGATTTCATTAACAATACCAACAGGGAGCCTAAAGAGGCTCATAGCATAAGTGGGGATAGCTTGGACAACAGATTTCAACAACACCTCACGACCCCCTGAAGAAAAAAGTTTGGATTTCCAACCAAACAGTTTATTCCAAACTTTATCCTTAATAGACTGGAAGAGAGCACTTTTGCTTTTACCGGCAAAACAAGGCAAGCCCAAATACTTATCGTGACAAGGAACCAAAGGGACCCCCAGTATATAAGCCAAACCATCACGATCCTAAGTACTCATACGAGAACTAAAACACACAATGGACTTATTTAAGTTAACAAGTTGGCCTGAAGCATCTTCATAGAGCATAAGAATTTCCTTAAATCTAGTGCAACTCGCCACAGTAGCTTCCAAGAAGAAAAAGCTATCATCAGCAAAAAGGAGGTGAGAGACAATAGGACCGCGCCGACCACACTTAAGACCCGAAATAGTGTGTAAACGAAGCTCTTGTTTGATGATTGAGGAGAGTCCTTCAACACAAATTAAGAAGAGAAAAGGTGAAAGTGGGTCACCTTGTCTCAACCCACGAGTAGGGACAATATGACCAATAACATCCCCATTAACATTAATCACATAAGAAACTGTTGTAACACATCTCATAATCAAAGCAATCCACCCACTAGGGAAGCCCAACCGCATCATCATACCCTCCAAGAAAGCCCAATCCACCCGATCATAAGCCTTAGCCATATCAGCCTTAAAAGCAAGGTACCCCTGTTTACCTTTCTTATGTCGCTTGACTGCGTTGAGACATTCAAACCCAATCATAGCATTGTCAGAAATAAGGCGTCCAGGGATAAACGCACTTTGCTCGTCAGAGATTACATCATGTAACATTTCCCACAATCTGTTGGTAATCATCTTAGCAATAATCTTATAAAGCACATTGCACAAGCTAATGGGCCGAAAATCACTAGTGCGAGTGGGGCTCTTAATTTTTGGGATCAAAGTGATAATAGTCTCATTAATATTACTCACCGTACCAGTACCAGCAATGAATCCCAAACAGGCCTTACAAACATCTTGCCCAACGGTACCCCAGAATTTTTGGTAAAAGCCAGCGCCCATACCATCCTTCCCGTGACTTTTACTGGGATGCATTTGAAACAGAGCAATCCGAACATCAGCTTCGGTGAAAGGACGCAGGAGGGTTGCATGCAAATCATCAGAAACACGACTCGGGACAGAAGACAACACCATATCCATCACAACTGAGGAAGGTCTATGAGAAGTAAATAGGGTCCCAAAATAATCTTCAAAGACCGAGGCTATACCACTCGGCTCCTCCACCCAGTTCATATCACTATCCAAAATACCAGCAATTGCATTTTTCCGCTTCCGATGCGAGGCACTTTGGTGAAACAAAGAAGAATTTTTGTCCCCAAGCCTAAGCCAGGAATCTTTTGACCGTGAAGCCCAGTATTTCTCGTCTTTGTATACCAACACATCTAACTCTTTTTCAGTCTGAAGATAAGCCGACCAAGAAGAAGAATCTAAGGACAAATCCAAGTTATGCAATTCTTCCTTCTTTTTCTTAATAGCCCCTCTATTCTTCTTATAAGTAGACACATTCCAATCCTTAAGCACACTAGTCACCTGACCGATTTTTTGTTGCACCCCGGCGATGGTACCAGTACTATTAGAGCCCCAATTGCTAGTCACAATATCACAACAATCTTTCTCATTGGCCCAAGCCATCTCAAAGTGAAAACGAGCCTTTACACGAGGGACCGTCCGTTTCTCATTAGCTTGAAGAATCCGAGTTAACAACGGCCAATGGTCCGACCCCCAAAGCTTAAGATGAGACACACAGGAGTTGGGAAATAAATCATACCAGTCTTTATTACAAACCATGCCGTCCAACCGTTCTTGCGTAAACGAACCATCTTTATGACGATTGCACCAAGTATATCTTGCTCCTTCAAAACACATATCAGAAAGACCGGAGTAAGCTAGGGAACGTCGAAAGTTATCCATAAGAACCTGGGCCTGAGGAGGGCCACCGCTCTTCTCATGCCCATAAAGAATCTCATTCCAATCACCACCAGCCAACCACAGACCCGAAAAACCATCCGCTAACCTTTCAACCAACCGCCAAAACACCGGCCTTAATGAGACATCGGGTTGGCCATAAAACCCAGTAAACCTCCACCAACGATTGCTGTGAGAGCCAACCATTACATCAATATGGCTTTTTGAGTAACCTTTCAAAACCACATCAACATTAGAAGACCAAAATAAGCATAAGCCACCACTACGACCCACCTTATTTACCACTAATTTCCCCACAAAACCAAGATGAACACGCATCAATTCAAGAACCGAATGGGTGACGAGGGTTTCGAAGAAAAAGACAACATCAGGTAAGAATTCTTTCACGTAGGAATGCAAAATTTGGAACGTCCGGTCATTCCCCAAACCTTGGACGTTCCAACATAAACAATTCATAACATTCGGTGGCCCTGTTCCACAAGGTCCACCGTTTTAAATAGAGAGTCGTCATTCCCAACCACATCCGGTAAAAGAGTAGACAATGAAGAACTTACCACCACCTCATGTAAATATTCCGGAGTTGCCAATAGAGGGGCTGACAACTCCTTCGGACCCCGTTTATAAACCTTTTTTGGGCTTTTGGCTTTAATTCCAAGGGCACCTTTTTTTCCTACAAAGGAAACTTTGAGCTTTTTCTTTCGAGAAGACATAGTGGAGGACGAAGAATCCACCTTACCACTAACAGAGGTCAATCCAGTTGAACCACCAACCTGTGTATCAGCTTTCACGAAGGAGATTGGAGGTCCCTGCATGGAATCAACGTGAACAGTGACCTCCTCCATATGAAGCACATGTCCCTCACGTGGATCTTTAGTTATCACCCCATTAGAACCCACGTGCAATCCAACCTCCCCATTAACCACATTATTATCAATTCCCAAAGGTCCCACCACTCCCATATCAGATTTATTAATAGCCTCATTCTCAATATTAGATACACGGTGAGAGTCAAAGTTCCCATAATCAAATAATACATTACTTGTATTAATGGGGTTACTCAAATCATGGGATTGGGTAACTATACTTGGAGGTTCCACATTTTTTGCCCCATTACAAGGCAAGGACGCAGAGGGAATCTCCAAACTTTCCTTAGAAGGATTCAAATCTTTATTGAATATTTCTGAAACAGGGTGCCAGTTAATATTATCATTTATGGCCGAAGCTTTCCCTTTCCGTTGTCCTTCAGTCGACGGCAATACGACCGGAGTCGGGGCACAAGCAGACGTCAAAGCAACAGCCTTCGAACCACCCACTTTAGCCGTATCTATTCCAACAGTACCACCCAAACCAGTTGACGAACTCCCATGGTCCCAGTTACGAGCTTTTTTAGAAACAGTTCTGGTAATCTTATCCAGGAAGGGGACACGAATCCACTCCCCATATTTCAACTGATCTTTCCCACCAACACCCTTAGGCTTTGACATGCATTCATTCATAGGGTGACCAAGAATGCCACAGAAATATCATAGTTCCGGTAATCTCTCGTACTGCAAAGGAAAAATAAGAATCGGTTTATCCGGCGCGAAACGACGCTTAATCACACGAGGAAGGGGTCTTTTGATAGCCACATCAATCCAAACCCACAAGAAAGGTCCAACACACTGCCCTCCCGGACCGCAAGTCACCTCCCGGACTTCCCCGACAGATTTACCAAGCTCGAAACCCCAAGCTTTCGACATACAAAAAACTGGAACCTTATGAATTTGGACCCAGAAAGGTGCCACCTCGAACTCCATCTCAGTCGGATCCGTATAATTATCCGGTTCCTTCAGAGCCAATAAACAATTTTCAAAGATCCAGGGACCACCCTCCAAGACTCTTTTACGGTCTGTAGCCAACTCAAACCGAAAAATGAACGTGTTCTTACCACGGTTTTCCACTGTAAAAGTCCCAAGAATTTTCCAAAAGATCTTAACAGCATAAGTCAAATCATCACGATCAACCGACCTTGTGGTAATCACCCTGCCGATAATCGCTTTCGCAATAGAATTGGCTCCTTcatcaagaagagtttgatccaCTACATCACAGAATTCGTCCACCTCATCATCCTCAAGAGCAAGAGAATTATAGAAGGCAGTGAGATCATTACTAATCGGAACTAGATTATACAGAGGTGGCCGGAAAATAAAAGAGGGACTCCACCGTTGATTGTAATGAGAAAAAATTTATCTCAATTTCTTTTGacattgtttaatttctttttgtgCTAATTTCAGTCTTTTTTTCTTATtatctttaaatattttttaaaatttttactcTATGAtttctcatataaacaatttttttatgcctatatatttaacatatattttatttatatatatatattttagaatatgaaaaaaaaacaagtgagcacaagttgaaaaaaatatattttttattttaatttttaataataaatgaagtatattaataaaattttggaGTGTTAATTTTCTACAGTCAAATGTTTGTAATTTCAACATGTATCCTTATCACTTAAATTGCCTGCACAAACTAAACATTAATAATCTAGTGGGGGAAAATAATCAAAATATATTACATACTATATAACAAGACAAAGCTATTGTAATAAACGTTAAATGAACTCAATTACCAATATGTTATCAAAAACATCTACAATGAAAGactgcacatatatatatatatagaagtttTGGAATGATCTTCATTTATCTCAATCTTAAGGACAACTTTTTTGTTGATCcccaaggaaaaatatatacatggTTGACATTGTTAGGCTTACAAAATTGTAACAATCATTT
The Humulus lupulus chromosome 6, drHumLupu1.1, whole genome shotgun sequence DNA segment above includes these coding regions:
- the LOC133781910 gene encoding auxin-induced protein 15A-like codes for the protein MGFRFPSVVHAKKLIQRPFSSSKDVPKGYLAVYVGENRMKKFVIPVAYLNQPSFQQLLNQAEEEFGFDHPMGALTIPCTEDAFIDLISHLNA